In Peromyscus eremicus unplaced genomic scaffold, PerEre_H2_v1 PerEre#2#unplaced_1219, whole genome shotgun sequence, a genomic segment contains:
- the LOC131902018 gene encoding large ribosomal subunit protein eL22-like — MAPVKKLVAKGGKKKKQVLKFTLDCTHPVEDGIMDAANFEQFLQERIKVNGKAGNLGGGVVTIERSKSKITVTSEVPFSKRYLKYLTKKYLKKNNLRDWLRVVANSKESYELR; from the coding sequence ATGGCGCCCGTGAAAAAGCTTGTGGCGAAGGGGGGCAAAAAAAAGAAGCAGGTTTTGAAGTTCACCCTTGATTGCACCCACCCTGTAGAAGATGGAATCATGGATGCTGCCAATTTCGAGCAGTTCCTCCAGGAGAGAATCAAGGTGAATGGGAAAGCTGGGAATCTTGGCGGAGGGGTTGTGACCATTGAACGGAGCAAGAGCAAGATCACTGTCACTTCTGAGGTGCCTTTCTCCAAAAGGTATTTGAAATATCTCaccaaaaaatatttgaagaagaaCAATCTCCGAGACTGGCTGCGTGTTGTTGCCAACAGCAAAGAGAGCTACGAGCTGCGCTAA